GGAATTTGGAAATCCTATCAAAATCCCCTGAATCTGTTTGAGTATTATTGCAAATTCAATTAATCAAAGAACTCTACAATATAGGGCCAAATATATCCCTAGCCCCCTATTCCAAATATCAGAAATGGAGTTTTAATTCTCAATTTTTCAAATCCAAAGACTAGAAATGGAATTGGAATCTTAGGATTTCATTACTAAATGGAAATGCCATTCTTTTCCCAACAGAAATTGGTTCTAAACAAGTTGTTTAGGTTTTGATCTTATCTTTTGGTGTTTGCGGAGGTATTATTTTCTGCTTTATTCCTccaatctttaaaattattcattgTTCGTACATCATCTCTTTAACTTCCCTTTTAAGTGAAGCAGAGATTTATTCTACTAAATCAGATTTTTTACTAGAAGTATATTACTTGCTATACTGCCATAATTATTGGTGTGCTTTCCTAAGAGTCTCAGTTGCTTCACTGTGGTATTTTTTCAACAGAATATATCCACTCATATTTACACATGGCATGCACGAGTTTCTTCACTTCTTAGATCATTGATACTTCTCTGGCTAACACACATATGCCGAAAGAGATTGATATAACAATTTAAGAATAATCTGGTTTGTTACTAATTCAAGATAATTCTAATAGTATGAATTTGTATGCTGAGTGAATGATGTGGTGGATAATCTCTTAAGTCCTAAAACAAGATAACAACCAGTACATGCAGATTTATGCGGTTCATTTTCTAGCTTCCATATGTTTCTTTGCTGGGCATAATTCACCATCTGGCAATTGCACTGTTTCATTATTGAGTGATATCATTTGACTTATTCTGGATAATAGTTGAGCAATTGGTTGATTGGTTCATCATCCTGGTGTTTCAGCTAATCTAGCTTCTTGGTTCTTCTTGATTGCATGTTGAATTTTGTGACTATTTTTACGTTGTATTCTCAGCTTCATGTGGCATGATTCTCCAGAGGCTCTACTATGCCATGCAAGTTTTGTTGAATTgtttctgggatttgtttgtcaaaagtcctaactgatgtATTTAGAAGCTGGCTGAGCGTATTGGCCTTTGGTTCCTGAACTCCTCATCATTTCCTTGCCTTTATAACCTTAACTGCAATGCTATTCTTATAATAAGCAATATGTActctttgtaatttttttttttgaagtccATGACATATGAATCTGAACCGTCAATAAGctctaattattttaaaatatcgtCTGACCTATGTTTACCTATATATTGAATATCATACTTTGTTTTTTGTTCAAATGGATCCTTTTGATTGAACCAATTGTTATTAACGCAATTTTTATAAGAGATCTGAATCTTTGatcatttattttattctttCAGGAAAAATTTCACCACTCTTCTTTATAGTGTGAATGTGCAACCAATTGTTTTCCTGACACAAAATTCTGTTACTTGAATCTTTCTGTTAATGCTGATTATGATAGTTATACTCCAATTCCTCGCTTCTATATGCTCAAAATAAACGATACTGTCTATGTGAAAACATGCTAAGTGACTTTTCTAATTTGTGATCTGTGCGTTTCGACATTACTACCTTCTTTTATCTTATTATTTATGTATGATCTAATTCTTCAATTCCAGTTTGTTTTGCACCTTTGCATTACCTTTCTTTATCTCAATGTGTATGCAGTTTGAAGGCATCGCATCTTGCAACCTATGATATAAAGCTTGTTGGAGGTCTTTTTTACTCAGTATTATAGGTGTTTCATATGGGATTTGTGTGCTGATTATCATCAGATCTATAATTCAGTAGCCACTTGATCTCATATTCCTTAAATTTAGATCCTTCCGAACATGGACCGGGCCGATACATCTGGCTTTGTCAGTGGTGGTTGTCATAGATTTCATTCTTATTTCCATTTTATCTACATGGAAACActtttttttctgaaattttaaggCTGCTTAAATAAGAATTAGCTGCTATACTTTTCCAGCAATCCCCTTCCATATCACATTTGGTTTCTCAGAAACCTTCCATATGAAACGATGGATTTCAATACAactgatctcttgttgcttgatAGAGAAACTTTAGCTTGCACTTCAGTGGTGCATACTGATCAGTTCTCAACTTTCAGCAAGGCCAACCATTTTAGTGACAGAACATTGGGTCTGGACTGCCTGGGATATAAAGTTGGCAAATCTGGAAGGTCACTGAATTTACAAacaaattttgagttccctaCTCAAGATGATAACTGCCATCTTGTTCTTGGACTGGGTCCAACTCCAAATTTTTACTCTGCTGATCATGCCACGAATGTGTCTATTAAACCAAAAGAATTGGCATCTTCATTTAGTCAGAGTGTTTTGGGAACTGAATTTGGAATGTTAGAACTCGGTCTATCTAGAGGCAATTATGCAGCACCCACCATACAAAATGGTCATCATACTGAAATGTCTTCAACTGGAATATGTCTCCCCATTCCTGTTGTGGATGAAGGGTCAACTTCTGCCAAGAGAAAATTTGGTGGTTACATACCAACTCTCCTTTTTGTCCCTAGATCGGAGAGGGTTAACAGTCTTCAAAACCTGACTGTAGGCCAAGAATTGGTAGAAAATGTCAGTGATGCAAGCACCCACCAATCTCAACATCAGCAATATGTTCTTAGCCAGCTGCCTCAATTGAGTCCTGAGACCTCTGCAGCCACATTTTGCTCATTGGGAGGTAAAGATGATCCATTGGTTGTTGGTGGCTCAGCTGATCAAAGAATTCACCACCACCCCAAAAAATGCAGATTCGATGGTTGTTTAAAAGGTGCCAGAGGGGCATCTGGATTGTGTATTGCTCATGGAGGTGGGCAGAGGTGCCAGAAGCCTGGCTGCAAGAAAGGTGCTGAGAGTCGAACAGTGTACTGCAAAGCCCATGGAGGAGGGAAGCGCTGCCAGCAACTTGGCTGTACCAAGAGCGCAGAGGGCAAGACAGAATTTTGCATCGCCCATGGTGGGGGTCGTCGATGTGGTCATCTCGGGTGTACCAAGGCAGCACGTGGCAAGTCAGGGCTGTGTATTAGACATGGTGGTGGTAAAAGGTGCACAGTTGTAGGCTGCATGAAGAGTGCGGAGGGCCAGGCAGGCTGTTGCATCTCTCACGGTGGAGGCAGGCGATGCCAGTATCTGGGATGCAGCAAAGGTGCACAAGGCAGCACCCTATACTGCAAAGCACACGGTGGAGGCAAACGTTGCATTTTTGAAGGATGCAGCAAAGGGGCTGAAGGGAGTACATCTCTTTGCAAGGGACACGGTGGTGGCAAGCGTTGCCTCTTCGAGGGAGGTGGGGTCTGCCCAAAGAGTGTTCATGGCGGCACAAATTTCTGCGTAGCTCATGGTGGAGGAAAGCGTTGCGCCGTGCCAGGATGTACAAAAAGTGCCCGTGGCCGCACTGATTGCTGTGTGAGGCATGGTGGGGGCAAACGGTGCAAATTTGAGGGATGTGGGAAAAGTGCGCAGGGAAGCACAGACTTCTGCAAGGCTCATGGTGGAGGTAAGCGCTGTTCATGGGTTATGGGGTGTGAGAAGTTTGCTAGGGGAAAAAGTGGTTTATGTGCAGCCCATGGTAGTTTGATAGTCGCACAAAACGAACAAAAGGCTGGGAGCCTGATTGTATCAACCTCTATAACTCATGAAAGCCACAAAGACAATGAGATTTCATCATCAGGAGTGAGCTCCTTATCTGACTGCACGGAGTCCTACGATAGCATGGGGATGGACCAGCATCTCATGCCTCCTCATGAGTTGGCCCCTCAATCCATGAGATCGCAGTCTTCCAGCTTCGGGTTTGCATTCACAGAGGGCAGAGTGCACGGTGGGGGCTTGATGTCATTCCTTGGAAGAAACCTGAAGAATGCTGTCAACGATGTCGATGTGTGAACTTCACTTAATTTATTGACAAGAGGGGAATTGGCTGGAAATTAGAACAGCTTGTCTATAATCTATATTATTGGTTCATGGGCCTGTATTGGAACTCCATTATATTATCCAGTTTGTTGTAGTGTCAGCAGTGTTATAAAATTGGGTGTGGTAGTAGTTTAAAGAGTGTTCTTAGCTGTTCCACCCAGTAGCTTTGGAAGATTCCACTTCCCTCAACTTTCAGATTCACTGTTAATGCCGATAGTGTAGTTTAAGTGGATGTAATAAGTCTTAGTGCGATTTATGCTGTATACGGTGTTTGTTGATATGCTTTGAACATTATGATTAGTTGTCAGCATGCAATGTTTCTGATGTTGTAGTATGTCTAGTAAAATATGTGACTCAAAATTTATCTTGTTTTGACCTAAATCGCTTGTGATAGTCAATATTCAAGACAAGAGCACTCAAGTATTTTGCTTTCTGCACTTATTTCATATAATAATATTGACAGATTAAGTAGTGCCTTTGCACTAGTTTGAATAAGTATATTTACTTTAAGTACTCTCATCCTCTCTTTTGTCtttacaaacattttaaatcttcAACTAATGTTTTGTATGAGCCTCCTTGTTCATGATTCTACAATTTTGTATCAGCCTTTAGAATAGCCGTCtatcaaaataaatcagaaagtaaaaaataaattctAACGGAGGGGAAATATCATTGGGAGCATCTTGCTGAAAGAAGGCGAGTCTGCCATCCATAAGCATGTGTTCGGGTTATTTTGGTAAATATCTAACAGTAGCGTATATTTTGGTAATTTGACGAAAATATTTCCAGTAGAAGATGACAGAGGGGAAAGCATTGGGAGCATCTTGCTGAAAGAAGGCGCACAGCCGTCGCATTGCTCCGCCCGCTTGGAACTCCCAACTGTTCCGATCCCTTCAGATCTGCTGTTTTCCAGTTTCTCGGAGCCGTCATCAAGTTTCGATCTTTCTCGCACCACTGTATCAGGCCCCGGTTACGAGATTAAAGTCTTGCTTCACTCTGTTGCTCGAATCCCGTGTTAGATGTTGTATTCGTATCCTGATCTGCGCACCCGATATCTGGACCAGATCGAGAGATAGAGAGAAACCTGTCGCACTTTATGTGGCTTCTGGTCTTGAAGTAACTGGCTCCGGAATTCCAGGGTAAAATAGGGTTCTTTTTTGGTACTCCATCCAGTTGAAGATGGTCTTCTGGGAAGGGTACATAAGTGATGAGTTGATGGGCACCTTTGCCCCAATCGTAGTATATTGGCTGTACGCAGGAGTGTATCAGCTGTTGCCGTCTCTGGACCAGTACCGATTGCATACTAGAAAAGAAGAGGAGCAGAAGAATTTGGTGCCTTTACCTTCTGTGATTAAGGGAGTTTTGCTTCAGCAGTTGGTTCAGGCCACAGTTGCAGGACTCATGTTCTTGGTGAGTAGTCCAACTCCGTCGATAGTGCTGACCTTTAttcttccttttgtttctttGAGAAATCGCTTTTCATTAACGGATCTATGTTGTATTAGGAATGGGTATAACTTCATGAGATTGCATTGATATTATGTTAGAACTTATAGTTAATAGTGTTTCTTATTGGATTTTAGTAGATCTGGCGGACAGATATACTCCAGAATTGGGGTTTGATATAATTATGCTACTACTCAAATATTGGTTGCTAGGGATGCAATACTTCTTTCTCGTTGGATAGAAACACAATGACCACATTATGGAAGCAAGAACTTCAAAGGATCATGGAGAATAGAAAGACAAAccgtaaaaaaaaaagaaacaatttGACGTGGTTCAGCCAGCTTCCTTAAGTCCATCACTACATAGAGTAATTCTTATGATGTCACCACCATGCATCACTCAAATGGTGCTACAATGTCTTCCCACTGATGGTTTTACTCTTTCTTTgatttgttggatcgtgaatacGTGAgagttattttataaatttaaagtaaaattgcAGCAGAAAGATTAAACTGAAAAGAACATAAAAAAAACTTgggcgattttacttggttcggaactttcggcgacttctactccaagacccaggtctcgcgGATCTATTGATAAATAATTCACTAAGCGCCTCTTCCGAAACTACCGAAGAGGTAATCGAATACAAAGATAGGGACAGTGTAACAATctacacttcccttttaaagTAGTAATATGAAAATTACAGCACGATTAAAAGTTACCAATAATTTAGAGCGTGCTCGTGTGTTGTTGTCGGTCTGCCAGAGATGATCGAATGACTTGGAAAAGCAGCTCGGTGGCAGAAAGACTTCTTTGAAGCAGCAGCAGGAAACCGGAGCAATCGGAACGCCAACCGGGCACGTAGAAGCTTGTAAATTGAGTTGTGTTGAAGGGCTGGTTGAGATGCTCTTTTATAGAGTGTGGAAGACGCTTTCCATAGCGTTGAAGGCACTTTCCATAGGCAATATTTTATCCTGAAGAAACTACTCCTTATCATCGACTAAGCCTTCTGTGTTATCCAATTGAAGACCTTCCAAGCtcccgaaggtgccttccatactcaaggcgccttcaaagctcCCGAAAGCGCCTCAGTGTTGTTTATCCGTGCGCTCCATTTGCCTTGCAAGATGTGTTATCCAACACTAAAACATCTaacatgcaaaacaaagttagtacaaataataattattagttcctgtccttttgggaccaggaactagtcaaggtctcagtttatagatccaaaatggacctaaactggaccaacgCCTAAAGTCCAATCTTGGACTCATCCTCACTCGAATtctctcttccagtgacttacctttacttatcaaTTTGTAGTCtattgactagcctcttgacccaccaggtcttctcgcCAGTTGTCAAGTTCGCAGACTCAACTGGACTTCGGCCCGTTGTCAGGCCTCGCGGATCCAACCGCACTTCCTGCTAGATATCATGTTGGccctttgacctatctagacCTCACACTAACTATCGGGTCCtcagacctagttggatttcatccTGGTGTCAGGTCCCTAGACCCGTCAATCCCTGCACGCTCAGtaaatgcattagatcacaataacacctaacttaactcacttgtcattcatcaaaagttgagttagactgttagtgtaaATTACATTAACAATTTCCTcgtttttgatgtaatgacaacctgattaGAGTTAGGAAAAACAAGTGCATAAAAAATAATGCATAAAATAACTTGATATGTATCAGTCTAAGAGTTTtggatttttaattttgtttcttctcttgatcgcctattttttctaacttttctaacttaatcccctactctccccctttgatattcaTAAAAAATTACACTGATAAATGTACCCAACTATGAAAATTGTAATAAAACTTTAGTAAGCATAAAACTTTCAAAGTAATTATAAAAATCTATAGGTTTATTGGAGGGAGgagttaaaaattttctaaagtatattaaaagaaattttcaaacttttcaaaaaattgtgaaaactttgaaaatttaatttgctAAACAAATCATTTTgtaaaaagtagggtaaggctgcgtacaatgaatccttTCCCCGGACCTCACATGACGGGTGCTTGTGCACTAGGctgctttttttttaaaatcattttgttgCACGAATATGGTAAAACAATTTAAAATGTTTTCAAAGAAGTTTGGCTAagcaaaataaatttgataacattttcaaaatagttttcaaacaaaCTAAAAAGGTTTGCCaaagttaattttcaaagtaaaaggATAACTTTGGCAagagttttcaaagaatttttacaaagcaAGTATTGAAAGgtattttgcaaaatatttttcaccAAGATTAagtaaagtaatttttcaaaacaattttcaaagggataaaatatttttcaaaaaaaaaaatttttcaaACTAATTTCTTTTCCAAAGCATTTTTGactttttttaaaacaaagtttATAGAGAGTTTTTCAaagcaaattttgaaatatttagccaaaacatttaaaaaattaagttttaaaatcctcTTTAGTTTGCAAAAAGGAGTAAGAAAAGaattaaatcattttgaaataatttGCAAATATCCTCCTTTTGAAtctgatatattttttttcaaaataatattcatctaaaaattgaccttaaatgtctaaccattagttactaactaactatcataaGATAGtaatgttcacttggttagtcaagttaagtaaatataTCCAATTAATATTTGACTaaaatggattacttaacctgatcactgtAACCTTGGTATTTTTTGTCCAGACCTATGTTGACGTACTGATATTAGCATCTGAAGTCCAGTCAATAGACCTACGCATCTCACGGCCTTCTAAGTTTTGAATACACAACAAGGTAGACCTAGCAtatttgtgagatgctcgttACCTAGATTTATAGAATCATGCTTTCTAGGGGATTGTCCTAGACTAAGGCcagaataaattttgaaataataaggaaatgagaatttttagaaaagttattcttaaatttatttagcttagaattttaaaaaaagttaatgCAAGTCCTAGAATTTGcaagttatttaaaaattgtttaaaggaaaaacatattctatttttttaaaaggaatttcCTAGATTATTCAAATCAGGTGGTCATAAAGTAACTGAatagatgaatcaagtcaagcaGATACACAATGTATATAATTATACTGAATACAATCAAGTTTGGTCATCATCTGCagggttgatcagacacttgtaAAGCTTGAAGTATCGATTGCATCTGTATGTCTAGCTGCCGAAATCCGATGGTCATCTCCTCTTGGAGAGAGGTAAATCCAGTGATCATCTCCCTCCAGAGATAGATGAACCTCTCCGAGATTGATTGCCGGATTTGTGCGGAAGACTCCTCAAGTCTAACAAGTTGGTCCTCTACGAATAGTGAAGTCAAAGGCTAGGTCAAGGTCGAGGGTTGGGTCGAAAGAGATCCAAAGAGCTCGTCAACTGTAAATGCTGGCATCTCCTCCCCCTCAGTCGGAATGATAGGTGGGAAATCCTCCTCGGCCTCGTTTGGAATGTCTAGCTGCGGTCCCACTCTCCAAGCCAGCCCCTTGAGCGGTAATATCTATATGCACTAATGCAAGCTAATGCTGACCAATCTCATCATATGCGCTAAGGGAAGTAGACATACCTTGGGTCATATCTACCCCTATGGTCGAAAATATGAAAGTCAAAAtgtgacaataaggcatatgagcCTGTCACCTAGTGATGAGACTGGATGCATGAATGATATTCTGAAACATATAATGCAATATCGATGTCTAGTCGCTGTCATAGTGCATAAAGGAAGAAAGAATGTGAGGGACGCATCATTGCAATATCgcgagatgtgatcggcaaaagACATGTGGCCAGAACTCGAAACAGGACAGTCTTGAACCCTAAGAGAGAGACTTGAAGTCAGTAGGCACTCTCTCCTCCCCCCAAAAATACATATGGATAATATCCAATGTAATATAGTAGGGTTCGCCAAATGgcaaatccctactagggtaacacagAAACAGGCATACCGACCTCCTAAATCCTAAACTATCATACAAAAGAGTGGGTGAAAATCTAAAGTCCTTACCACTTACTTTTGTGGAGTATGTCAAGTCATCGATCTTAACTAGGTTATAAAATTGGGCACATAAGTCTAAGTTGACTGAATGACTATAGTAAACTAATCTATCTAATTGATAATAGTTAATAACTTATATAACGAGGGCACAATATTGGATAAAGAACAACCGACTTAGAAACCTAGATTTTAATGCAATATATGACCGCTCTAAGAAATCTAGCCTAAGTCGGAAATCTAACATTGGTAGAGGGGATACTGCTCGAACTGGGTTGGGACGGAATAATATTCCGTCGTTTCCTAAAGTAGTTTATACATGCAAACATTAAAGAAAAAGcatacaaataaagaaaataactagaTAGGTTGAGTTAGAGGGTACTTGGAGGCATAGTTGGGGCTTTGAGGGAGAAAAATGGAGGAAGATGTGTAAATGGccgctggaaggcgccttctccAAACGAGTTTTGCGAATAGAGAACACCTCTGTTTGCTGTAAAAATctaggtttaaggcgccttcaggtcaaCGGAGAGCGCCTTCCATGCGTTCTGGAGGGTGCGTTCAActgactgaaggtgccttcagtctgTTGGGTGGAAATTTTGCCACTCTTTTGAGGGCGCCTCCGATTGTGTCGGAGGCGCCTTTGacctttttttaaaaatgttttgttTACTttcattttaagttttaatttaaatttaatttgtttttaatttttagattaattttaattttaaattttaagttaagtttaaattttaatttaagtttaagttttaagttaggttttaaattttaattttaaagttaagttttaattttaaattttaggttgagtttaagtttttaatttaagttaatttaatttaattttattcatatcactcgatctatattttcaatcaacaaatcctataattttgtgagatgagttaagttgaatttcaggatttggtttaacttgtgctagattcaagtttagttttggattcaacaaatagacattctttggataaacgttTAAACTGTGGCGAGTcatttggacatcattagagtaaccacgcctttgaaaattttcaaatagtcctgtccactaaacttagtacaaaactttggtctaatcaGTTAGGATCAGTAAGGGATAGCTTCAATTAGTtatactaagccaaatgcaccaggtcgaaggcatatcttcctaaacatacaTAGACAGAGCTTTCCAAActtactatcatctaaaacttctccagtactatttttca
This window of the Zingiber officinale cultivar Zhangliang chromosome 3B, Zo_v1.1, whole genome shotgun sequence genome carries:
- the LOC121967749 gene encoding uncharacterized protein LOC121967749: MDFNTTDLLLLDRETLACTSVVHTDQFSTFSKANHFSDRTLGLDCLGYKVGKSGRSLNLQTNFEFPTQDDNCHLVLGLGPTPNFYSADHATNVSIKPKELASSFSQSVLGTEFGMLELGLSRGNYAAPTIQNGHHTEMSSTGICLPIPVVDEGSTSAKRKFGGYIPTLLFVPRSERVNSLQNLTVGQELVENVSDASTHQSQHQQYVLSQLPQLSPETSAATFCSLGGKDDPLVVGGSADQRIHHHPKKCRFDGCLKGARGASGLCIAHGGGQRCQKPGCKKGAESRTVYCKAHGGGKRCQQLGCTKSAEGKTEFCIAHGGGRRCGHLGCTKAARGKSGLCIRHGGGKRCTVVGCMKSAEGQAGCCISHGGGRRCQYLGCSKGAQGSTLYCKAHGGGKRCIFEGCSKGAEGSTSLCKGHGGGKRCLFEGGGVCPKSVHGGTNFCVAHGGGKRCAVPGCTKSARGRTDCCVRHGGGKRCKFEGCGKSAQGSTDFCKAHGGGKRCSWVMGCEKFARGKSGLCAAHGSLIVAQNEQKAGSLIVSTSITHESHKDNEISSSGVSSLSDCTESYDSMGMDQHLMPPHELAPQSMRSQSSSFGFAFTEGRVHGGGLMSFLGRNLKNAVNDVDV